The following are encoded in a window of Manihot esculenta cultivar AM560-2 chromosome 8, M.esculenta_v8, whole genome shotgun sequence genomic DNA:
- the LOC110621806 gene encoding histone acetyltransferase TAP1, translating into MLTQNLNLVARPSLLPVSSFDCPYEASKQLNTLNFRLARAKRKLKVTRIKASFWDSIRSGFLKENSTEVIEPSSTLPEEEEPLPEEFVLVEKTELDGEIEQIVFSSGGDIDLYDLQALCDKVGWPRRPLSKLAAALKNSYMVVTLHSLRKSPGSEGNDQKKLIGMARATSDHAFNATIWDVLVDPSYQGQGLGKALIEKLIRALLQRDIGNITLFADSQVVEFYRNLGFEPDPEGIKGMFWYPKY; encoded by the exons ATGCTAACGCAGAACTTGAACTTGGTCGCTCGTCCATCTCT ACTCCCAGTTTCTTCTTTTGATTGCCCCTATGAGGCGTCTAAACAGTTGAACACTCTAAACTTCAGACTTGCGAGAG CAAAAAGAAAACTCAAGGTTACTCGAATAAAGGCAAGCTTCTGGGACTCCATCCGATCTGG GTTCTTGAAGGAGAACTCAACAGAAGTCATTGAACCATCATCTACTCTaccagaagaggaagaaccacTGCCTGAAGAGTTTGTACTCGTAGAAAAGACTGAACTGGATGGAGAAATTGAACAAATAGTATTCTCTTCAGGTGGAGACATTGATCTGTATGATCTTCAAGCCTTATGTGATAAG GTAGGCTGGCCTAGAAGGCCACTGTCAAAATTAGCTGCAGCATTGAAAAATAGCTACATGGTAGTCACATTGCATTCCTTAAGAAAATCACCCGGATCAG AGGGGAATGACCAAAAGAAGCTGATTGGCATGGCTCGTGCTACATCTGATCATGCCTTCAATGCTACCATTTGGGATGTTCTTGTTGATCCTAGCTATCAG GGCCAAGGTCTTGGCAAGGCTCTTATTGAAAAGCTTATTAGGGCACTTCTACAAAGGGACATAGGAAACATAACTCTTTTTGCAGATAGTCAAG TTGTGGAGTTCTATCGGAATCTTGGTTTTGAACCTGACCCAGAGGGCATTAAAGGTATGTTTTGGTACCCAAAGTATTAG